The following proteins come from a genomic window of Micromonospora echinofusca:
- a CDS encoding transposase family protein produces MQVISAARPEWIFPFTGLQPAQFRSLVRLVAERGGDGIADGRPGRQWALDLPDRVLLVAAYWRTNLTMRQIGPLFGVSHSAAHRVIDTLAPLLALAPVRKRPVEQIAIVDGTLVPTRDHRLAARSKNYRYSTNLQVAIDASTRLVIAVGDPQPGNRNDTIVYRTSGIAEKLDGRPVMADGGYRGNPEVIIPYRKPTDGSDLPDWKEALNVEHRTVRAGVEHALARMKCFKILRDYRRAAHTLTDAASGIANLHNIILAG; encoded by the coding sequence GTGCAGGTGATCTCGGCAGCCCGCCCGGAGTGGATCTTCCCGTTCACCGGGCTGCAGCCCGCCCAGTTCCGTTCGCTGGTCCGGCTGGTCGCCGAGCGCGGCGGTGACGGCATCGCCGACGGCCGGCCGGGCCGGCAGTGGGCCCTCGACCTGCCGGATCGGGTGTTGCTGGTCGCCGCGTACTGGCGTACGAACCTGACGATGCGGCAGATCGGCCCGCTGTTCGGGGTGTCGCACTCCGCCGCGCACCGGGTCATCGACACCCTCGCGCCGCTGCTGGCCCTGGCGCCGGTGCGTAAGCGGCCGGTCGAGCAGATCGCGATCGTCGACGGGACGCTGGTCCCCACCCGCGATCACCGCCTGGCCGCCCGGAGCAAGAACTACCGCTACTCCACCAACCTGCAGGTCGCCATCGACGCCAGCACCCGCCTGGTCATCGCCGTCGGCGACCCGCAGCCCGGCAACCGCAACGACACCATCGTCTACCGCACCTCAGGCATCGCCGAGAAGCTCGACGGGCGGCCGGTGATGGCCGACGGCGGCTACCGCGGCAACCCCGAGGTGATCATCCCGTACCGCAAGCCCACCGACGGCAGCGACCTGCCGGACTGGAAGGAAGCCCTCAACGTCGAACACCGCACCGTCCGAGCAGGGGTCGAACACGCCCTGGCCAGGATGAAGTGCTTCAAGATCCTGCGCGACTACCGCCGCGCCGCCCACACATTGACCGACGCCGCGTCCGGCATCGCTAACCTCCACAACATCATCCTGGCCGGCTGA
- the bla gene encoding class A beta-lactamase, which yields MMVSATHRLVSAVAVMSLAACGPAGAAEQPTRDRAVPAPASSTPDRDHEFRQLEKKFDARLGVYAIDTGTGRTVGYRADDRFAYTSTFKALAAAEVLDETTDAELDRVVRYSADDLVTYSPITQLHVADGMTLRAIADAAVRYSDNTAGNLLLRQLGGPRKFEKELREVGDKVTDAARYETALNEARPGDRRDTSTARALAQDLRAYAVGDALEPADRDVLTGWLRGNTTGDELIRAGVPDGWVVGDKTGAGGYGTRNDIAVIWPPNRAPIVLAVLSSRDEEDAGYDNALIARATEVVIAAL from the coding sequence ATGATGGTTTCTGCGACACACCGACTGGTGAGCGCGGTGGCAGTGATGTCCCTGGCGGCCTGCGGCCCCGCCGGTGCCGCCGAACAGCCGACGCGGGACCGTGCGGTGCCGGCCCCCGCGTCATCCACTCCCGACCGGGACCACGAGTTCCGGCAGCTGGAGAAGAAGTTCGACGCGCGGCTGGGGGTCTACGCGATCGACACCGGAACCGGCCGGACGGTGGGGTACCGGGCCGACGACCGGTTCGCGTACACCTCGACGTTCAAGGCCCTGGCCGCCGCGGAGGTCCTCGACGAGACCACCGACGCCGAGCTGGACCGGGTGGTGCGGTACTCGGCGGACGACCTGGTGACCTACTCGCCGATCACCCAGCTGCACGTCGCCGACGGCATGACGCTGCGCGCGATCGCCGACGCCGCCGTGCGGTACAGCGACAACACCGCCGGTAACCTGCTGTTGCGCCAGCTCGGCGGACCGCGGAAGTTCGAGAAGGAACTGCGCGAGGTCGGAGACAAGGTCACCGATGCGGCGCGCTACGAGACCGCGCTCAACGAGGCGAGGCCGGGTGACCGGCGGGACACCAGCACCGCGCGAGCCCTGGCCCAGGACCTGCGGGCGTACGCCGTCGGCGACGCCCTCGAACCCGCGGACCGCGACGTGCTCACCGGTTGGCTGCGGGGCAACACCACCGGCGACGAGCTGATCCGCGCCGGAGTCCCCGACGGCTGGGTCGTCGGTGACAAGACCGGCGCCGGCGGGTACGGCACCCGCAACGACATCGCGGTGATCTGGCCCCCGAACCGCGCGCCGATCGTCCTCGCGGTGCTGTCCAGCCGCGACGAAGAGGACGCCGGCTACGACAACGCCCTCATCGCCCGGGCAACGGAGGTCGTGATCGCCGCGTTGTGA
- a CDS encoding serine hydrolase: MSAIAVVRNAQDLLDEAGLHGAFLVRNLDTGEEIGFDADTPYPAASLVKVPLAVAVEERIARGELDPATPVDVPPGRIITPGPTGLSRFRHPARIAVEDLLYLSTCISDGVAADALFDLTPPAAVAAELRRLRIDGIAVRHRVGDLADTPAERLGPDDVHLAHSLAIGAVTPGHGHPVAQLDVTRANSGSARAFVDLLQALWRPSAIKETAAARVRALMGDNLHRQRLAPDFTSDASRWSSKTGTLLHLRHEVGVVDHADGQSYAVAALTASRVPAVAQPGGEAAMAQVARCLHDHLRTGALPWWS; encoded by the coding sequence ATGAGCGCCATCGCCGTCGTACGCAACGCCCAGGACCTGCTTGACGAGGCGGGGCTGCACGGCGCCTTCCTGGTCCGCAACCTCGACACCGGCGAGGAGATCGGCTTCGACGCGGACACCCCGTATCCGGCGGCGTCGCTGGTGAAGGTGCCGCTGGCGGTCGCCGTCGAGGAACGGATCGCGCGCGGGGAACTCGATCCGGCGACGCCGGTCGACGTCCCGCCCGGTCGTATCATCACCCCGGGCCCGACCGGGCTGAGCCGCTTCCGCCATCCCGCGCGGATCGCCGTGGAGGACCTGCTCTACCTGAGCACCTGCATCAGCGACGGTGTCGCCGCCGACGCCCTGTTCGACCTCACCCCGCCGGCCGCGGTCGCCGCCGAGCTGCGGCGACTGCGCATCGACGGCATCGCCGTACGGCACCGGGTCGGTGACCTCGCCGACACGCCGGCGGAACGTCTCGGCCCCGACGACGTGCACCTGGCCCACTCCCTCGCCATCGGCGCGGTGACCCCCGGGCATGGCCACCCGGTCGCCCAGCTCGACGTCACCCGCGCCAACTCCGGGTCGGCCCGGGCCTTCGTCGACCTGCTGCAGGCCCTCTGGCGGCCGTCGGCGATCAAGGAGACCGCTGCCGCGCGGGTACGCGCCCTGATGGGCGACAACCTGCACCGGCAGCGGCTGGCCCCCGACTTCACCTCCGACGCCTCCCGCTGGTCGTCCAAGACCGGCACCCTGCTGCATCTGCGCCACGAGGTGGGCGTGGTCGACCACGCCGACGGGCAGTCGTACGCGGTCGCCGCGCTCACCGCCTCCCGGGTACCCGCCGTCGCCCAACCCGGTGGCGAGGCGGCGATGGCACAGGTCGCCCGCTGCCTGCACGACCACCTGCGGACGGGTGCCCTGCCCTGGTGGAGTTAG
- a CDS encoding 5-methylcytosine restriction system specificity protein McrC translates to MIELTEYETRTIQLSQDEAYELSSLTRGSADKTQQPRVVERLAPTGQAEVYDIQPGPYVGRFRLRSGRVVDISSRFAFRDLALLLGLGGKAALLRHDATSAQGGAGLMDLIALAFVREAERIAGQGLAKGYKQTMVARPPYAGVPAVTAHLNAHAGRADRLVTTTKRLTADIELNRLIASAHGKLCRITYQDKQLEARLRQLAPVFRNINAAEDGSRQLPMLPARYREIHDLARLVLDHRTTLPAGSGIAGVGVLFNMTKVWESYVGRWLRTHQPEAVVHSQYPISLVDIGPARRARADFVVELGGRPVAVYDAKYRPWKEWPNTAELYQLFTYASRLCVDHAALVYPGTEALNRQMTMGNVLMEAIAVPLEEWAVQDG, encoded by the coding sequence TTGATCGAGCTCACCGAATACGAGACGCGCACCATCCAGCTCAGCCAGGACGAGGCCTACGAACTTTCGAGCCTGACTCGGGGGAGTGCGGACAAGACCCAGCAGCCCCGCGTCGTCGAGCGGCTCGCGCCCACCGGACAAGCAGAGGTGTACGACATCCAGCCAGGGCCATATGTGGGCAGGTTTCGCCTGCGTAGCGGCCGTGTCGTCGACATCTCGAGCAGATTCGCGTTCCGCGACTTGGCTCTCCTGCTCGGTCTGGGTGGCAAGGCAGCGTTGCTACGCCACGACGCGACTTCGGCCCAAGGCGGCGCTGGTCTGATGGACCTCATCGCGTTGGCGTTCGTCCGCGAGGCTGAGCGAATAGCAGGACAGGGCCTGGCCAAGGGCTACAAGCAAACGATGGTGGCCAGACCCCCGTATGCCGGAGTCCCCGCTGTCACCGCACATTTGAACGCCCACGCCGGCCGTGCCGATCGTCTCGTCACGACGACCAAACGCCTTACCGCGGACATCGAGCTCAACCGGCTCATCGCTTCCGCGCACGGGAAGCTGTGCCGGATCACCTATCAGGACAAACAGCTCGAAGCCCGGCTACGGCAACTCGCGCCTGTATTTCGAAACATCAACGCAGCAGAGGATGGGAGCCGGCAGCTACCCATGCTGCCGGCGCGGTACAGGGAGATCCATGATTTGGCGAGGCTCGTCCTCGATCACCGGACCACGCTGCCTGCCGGTAGCGGCATCGCCGGAGTCGGCGTGCTGTTCAACATGACCAAGGTCTGGGAGAGCTACGTCGGACGGTGGCTCAGGACCCACCAGCCGGAAGCCGTGGTGCACAGCCAATACCCCATTTCCCTGGTAGACATTGGCCCGGCAAGGCGAGCCCGGGCGGACTTTGTCGTAGAGCTTGGCGGCCGGCCAGTCGCCGTCTACGACGCGAAGTATCGGCCTTGGAAAGAGTGGCCGAATACTGCGGAGCTGTACCAGCTCTTCACCTACGCCAGCCGACTGTGCGTGGACCACGCTGCGCTTGTCTACCCGGGAACAGAGGCGCTCAACAGGCAGATGACGATGGGCAACGTCCTGATGGAGGCCATCGCGGTTCCCCTTGAAGAATGGGCCGTCCAGGACGGCTGA
- a CDS encoding sensor histidine kinase, whose protein sequence is MSKFRRLPDLWRQWPIAVRDLPFALALALAAVVPALERQGTQLGDLPDRPYDALTVGVVALECLPLAVRRRWPAVCLALVSLGFAIDQLRGYHTIAGTGLAIALISAGAHLERRRWVVAGLASAAYVPLAISLDRLGSGEGVAGFTTFYLLLALAWGIGAWLRQNRAAEAERRRHVEQATRTAERTRIARELHDIVTHHVTAMVVQAEAARYLTGAPDKLDQALTAITGTGRRAVGDLRQLLDLLNPDHSTGDPRTPSVGDLDTLVDRSRQAGQPVEFVREGTPATATGSAEEAAYRVVQEALTNALKHAHGSRTKVRLHHGERETTVEVSTDSSGSGSASPGGSGRGLVGLRERVTALGGDFSAGAQADGGFLVRARIPAGNPS, encoded by the coding sequence GTGAGCAAGTTCCGGAGGCTCCCGGATCTGTGGCGGCAGTGGCCGATCGCGGTCCGGGACCTCCCGTTCGCGCTGGCCTTGGCCCTCGCGGCGGTGGTCCCGGCCCTGGAGCGGCAGGGTACGCAGCTCGGTGACCTCCCGGACCGCCCGTACGACGCGCTGACCGTCGGTGTCGTCGCCCTGGAGTGCCTGCCGCTGGCCGTACGCCGTCGGTGGCCGGCCGTCTGCCTCGCGCTGGTGTCGCTCGGCTTCGCGATCGACCAGCTCCGCGGCTACCACACCATCGCGGGTACGGGACTGGCCATTGCGCTCATCAGCGCCGGCGCTCACCTGGAGCGGCGCCGCTGGGTCGTCGCGGGTCTCGCCTCGGCGGCGTACGTGCCCCTGGCGATCTCCCTCGACCGGCTCGGCTCGGGTGAGGGCGTCGCCGGGTTCACCACCTTCTACCTGTTGCTGGCGCTCGCGTGGGGCATCGGGGCGTGGCTGCGCCAGAACCGGGCCGCCGAGGCGGAACGCCGCCGCCATGTCGAGCAGGCCACCCGCACGGCGGAGCGCACGCGCATCGCCCGGGAGCTGCACGACATCGTCACCCACCACGTTACGGCGATGGTCGTGCAGGCCGAGGCGGCGCGCTACCTGACGGGCGCCCCGGACAAGCTGGACCAGGCCTTGACCGCGATCACCGGCACCGGCCGCCGGGCCGTCGGCGACCTGCGGCAGCTGCTCGACCTGCTCAACCCGGATCACAGCACAGGCGACCCTCGTACGCCCTCCGTCGGCGACCTGGACACCCTCGTCGACCGTTCCCGGCAGGCCGGGCAGCCGGTCGAGTTCGTCCGGGAGGGCACGCCGGCGACGGCCACCGGCAGCGCCGAGGAGGCGGCGTACCGGGTGGTGCAGGAGGCGCTGACGAACGCGTTGAAGCACGCGCACGGCAGCCGGACCAAGGTTCGCCTTCACCACGGGGAAAGGGAGACGACCGTGGAGGTCAGCACCGACAGCTCCGGATCCGGCAGCGCGTCCCCGGGCGGCAGCGGGCGCGGCCTCGTCGGGCTCCGCGAGCGGGTCACCGCCCTCGGTGGCGACTTCAGCGCTGGCGCCCAGGCCGACGGCGGCTTCCTCGTGCGGGCCCGGATTCCGGCCGGGAACCCGTCGTGA
- a CDS encoding carboxymuconolactone decarboxylase family protein, translating to MSTYVRHVTPVAPERANGLVSRVYEQVNAEASSIGPAVQMTSPAPEILAAGWSLTREAQLVGAAPVLDKTLVALGVSQANHCHYDTLAWLGALRLLGRPDLADAIDRGEQPADVRLAALLDWARSTATAGAPAPLPGEPVAEYFGTALFSHFINRMVLAMLPAGLTPGTLNPADEPAFAGAPVLRPWRTDRVSGASLSLLAGLPEGQLPEWAGGAPAGRAYATLVAVAGQGAGLLTPAARDVVSSVIGTHRGRRTTDTDQLDEPLSRLPDQEQTGARVAILAGLAPDALTNDQVAAWRGTDRRYSDHCTVYLLAYGAMAAVGHIEADLAGTYATGARGA from the coding sequence ATGTCAACGTACGTAAGGCACGTCACCCCCGTCGCGCCCGAGCGGGCCAACGGCCTGGTGTCCAGGGTCTACGAGCAGGTCAACGCCGAGGCAAGCAGCATCGGCCCCGCTGTGCAGATGACCTCACCGGCGCCGGAGATCCTTGCCGCCGGCTGGAGCCTCACCCGCGAAGCGCAACTCGTCGGAGCCGCACCCGTCCTTGACAAGACGCTGGTGGCGCTCGGCGTGTCACAGGCGAACCATTGCCACTACGACACGCTTGCCTGGCTGGGCGCCCTGCGGCTACTCGGCCGGCCGGACCTGGCTGACGCCATCGACCGGGGCGAACAACCTGCCGACGTGCGGCTCGCGGCACTGCTCGACTGGGCCCGATCAACCGCCACTGCGGGCGCCCCCGCGCCACTGCCCGGCGAACCGGTCGCCGAATACTTCGGAACAGCACTGTTCAGCCACTTCATCAACCGCATGGTGCTCGCCATGCTGCCTGCCGGCCTCACGCCCGGCACCCTGAACCCCGCCGACGAGCCTGCCTTCGCGGGCGCCCCGGTGTTGCGGCCATGGCGGACCGACCGGGTGTCCGGCGCGAGTCTGTCCCTGCTGGCCGGCCTGCCTGAAGGGCAACTACCGGAGTGGGCCGGTGGTGCCCCGGCAGGCAGGGCGTACGCCACCCTGGTCGCCGTGGCCGGGCAAGGAGCCGGCCTGCTCACCCCTGCCGCCCGCGATGTCGTGTCCAGCGTCATCGGCACACATCGGGGCCGCCGGACCACCGACACCGACCAACTGGACGAGCCGCTCTCAAGGCTGCCCGATCAGGAACAGACCGGGGCGCGCGTGGCCATCCTCGCCGGACTCGCACCCGATGCCCTCACCAACGACCAGGTTGCCGCCTGGCGGGGGACAGACCGGCGGTACTCCGACCACTGCACCGTCTATCTACTCGCGTACGGCGCGATGGCGGCCGTCGGCCACATCGAAGCAGATCTCGCCGGGACTTACGCAACGGGAGCACGCGGTGCTTAG
- a CDS encoding DUF1772 domain-containing protein: protein MLSRTAQALALLSTGLLAGAFAYALASVVPTFDAVPLDVHLQYRTALMYMNGIFMQALMAVSLLTSFWLAITLRVATRWYAAAAGVLALTSLLVTRFGNVPINGRIKTWSVASLPPDHAELLQRWEVYHDIRTATAVTAFVLLLVLIDKTRAVAVTTLP from the coding sequence GTGCTTAGCCGAACCGCCCAGGCGCTCGCTCTGCTGTCCACCGGGCTGCTCGCCGGCGCGTTCGCCTACGCCCTCGCCTCCGTCGTCCCCACCTTCGACGCGGTCCCCCTGGACGTCCACCTGCAGTACCGCACAGCGCTCATGTACATGAACGGCATCTTCATGCAGGCGCTGATGGCAGTCAGCCTGCTCACCTCGTTCTGGCTCGCGATCACGCTGCGCGTCGCCACCCGGTGGTACGCCGCCGCAGCGGGCGTACTCGCACTCACCTCCCTGCTCGTCACCCGGTTCGGAAACGTCCCCATCAACGGAAGGATCAAGACATGGTCCGTGGCCTCGCTCCCGCCCGACCACGCCGAACTCCTGCAACGCTGGGAGGTCTACCACGACATCCGCACCGCCACGGCCGTCACCGCGTTCGTCCTGCTGCTCGTCCTGATCGACAAGACACGCGCGGTCGCGGTGACGACGCTTCCCTGA
- a CDS encoding McrB family protein has protein sequence MMRRARPENLLSLLDATGESSNGMPVSSSTEAKMTAEQVATACYLPVEQIDEWVSALTTGMRQAVFHGPPGTGKTYIARLLARHMASSSQHIELAQFHPAYSYEDFVEGLRPEVGAEGALSYRVRPGVFSQLCERAQQAPDQTFVLVIDEMNRADLAAVFGELMFLLEYRGDSPVTLPYSQRRMSVPQNLFVLGTMNTADRSLALLDFALRRRFHAFPVLPSEAVLSSWADARPSANKDLALGLFRLIRDRVGLDVPVSPGHSYWMAEGLDAATAERIWSYQLRPYLAEHWFDRPRELEQLDTDVRALIAERA, from the coding sequence ATGATGCGCAGGGCGCGCCCGGAAAACCTACTGTCGCTGCTGGACGCCACTGGTGAGTCCAGCAACGGAATGCCGGTGAGTAGCTCAACCGAGGCGAAGATGACGGCGGAGCAGGTCGCCACAGCCTGCTACCTGCCGGTGGAACAGATCGATGAGTGGGTCTCGGCGCTCACCACCGGAATGCGCCAGGCCGTCTTCCACGGTCCTCCTGGCACCGGCAAGACCTACATCGCTCGGCTCCTGGCCCGCCACATGGCCAGCTCGTCACAACACATCGAACTCGCCCAGTTCCATCCGGCCTACTCGTACGAAGATTTCGTCGAAGGGCTGCGCCCCGAGGTCGGTGCCGAGGGCGCGCTGAGCTATCGGGTCCGCCCGGGTGTCTTCTCTCAGCTGTGCGAGCGCGCGCAGCAGGCTCCGGACCAGACTTTCGTGCTGGTCATCGACGAGATGAACCGCGCGGACTTGGCGGCGGTCTTCGGTGAGCTGATGTTCCTCCTGGAGTATCGGGGTGACTCACCGGTCACCCTGCCGTACTCGCAGCGGCGGATGTCCGTCCCGCAGAACCTGTTCGTGCTGGGAACGATGAACACCGCAGATCGAAGCCTGGCCCTGCTGGACTTCGCACTTCGTCGCAGGTTCCACGCCTTCCCGGTGCTACCGAGTGAGGCCGTGCTGAGCAGCTGGGCCGATGCGCGACCCAGCGCCAACAAGGACCTGGCGCTCGGGCTCTTCCGGCTGATCCGAGACCGCGTTGGGCTGGACGTGCCCGTCAGCCCTGGTCACTCGTACTGGATGGCGGAGGGCCTCGACGCGGCAACGGCGGAACGGATCTGGTCGTACCAGCTCCGACCGTACCTGGCGGAGCACTGGTTCGACCGGCCTCGCGAGCTCGAGCAGCTCGACACCGATGTCCGGGCGCTCATCGCGGAGCGCGCCTGA
- a CDS encoding PadR family transcriptional regulator, with the protein MNFTENPQEPSYFVLAALLGGPLHGYAVIKRVTELSDERVTLAAGSLYSVIDRLLGEGLITADGEEIVNGRARRYYRLTDEGHRVLAEEADRLARAARVVMDRLPHRSFPQGSTHQPSIARIRPA; encoded by the coding sequence ATCAACTTCACTGAGAACCCACAGGAACCGTCGTACTTCGTCCTTGCTGCCCTACTCGGTGGCCCTCTCCACGGGTATGCCGTGATCAAGCGGGTGACTGAGCTGTCCGATGAGCGGGTGACACTCGCTGCCGGCTCGCTGTACTCGGTGATCGATCGGCTGCTCGGCGAGGGGCTCATCACCGCCGACGGTGAAGAGATCGTCAACGGGCGTGCCCGCCGCTACTACCGGCTCACCGACGAGGGCCACCGCGTACTCGCCGAGGAAGCCGACCGGCTCGCCCGAGCCGCCCGGGTGGTCATGGATCGCCTGCCGCACCGGAGCTTCCCGCAGGGAAGCACCCATCAACCTTCTATCGCGAGGATCAGACCAGCATGA
- a CDS encoding LysR family transcriptional regulator, with protein MDVVAACRAFVAVSGHGSFTSGAAAAGIPQSVASRRIAALEKHFGARLFDRSSRAVRLTSFGQDMLPSARRLVDLADAMGDDAERARMRPLRVAVPEICPPHRLADLVVAARRQRMHLEVRPAGPQERARLCRTLEVGAGIVAVPEAAAAWRVPLGLAARTPFPAPTVFLETLRSGRARTQARRRILVQPEDDVAHLRDPLTRAGQSAGLVPAQVTVASSLVDAAAAALDSPDLLLCSHQQAEDFGLHWRPLAGPRLLRGYDVAAGVREDLDQIGTVLYGDIARCLGAPDGHPGSAGGRAPGDRSPGGPA; from the coding sequence GTGGATGTGGTCGCCGCCTGCCGGGCCTTCGTCGCCGTCAGCGGCCACGGCAGCTTCACCTCCGGCGCCGCCGCCGCGGGCATCCCCCAGTCGGTCGCCAGTCGCCGCATCGCCGCGCTGGAAAAGCACTTCGGGGCGCGGCTGTTCGACCGGTCGTCCCGGGCGGTCCGGTTGACGTCGTTCGGGCAGGACATGCTGCCGTCGGCACGGCGCCTGGTCGACCTCGCCGACGCCATGGGCGACGACGCCGAGCGGGCACGGATGCGCCCGCTGCGGGTCGCCGTACCTGAGATCTGCCCGCCGCACCGCCTCGCCGATCTGGTGGTCGCGGCACGACGGCAGCGGATGCACCTGGAGGTCCGGCCGGCCGGCCCGCAGGAGCGCGCCCGGCTCTGCCGGACCTTGGAGGTCGGTGCCGGCATCGTGGCCGTTCCGGAGGCGGCGGCAGCCTGGCGGGTGCCGCTCGGGCTGGCCGCCCGGACCCCCTTCCCGGCGCCGACGGTGTTCCTGGAGACGCTGCGCAGCGGCCGAGCCCGTACGCAGGCACGCCGGCGGATCCTGGTCCAGCCCGAAGACGACGTCGCGCACCTGCGGGACCCACTGACCCGTGCCGGCCAGTCGGCCGGCCTGGTGCCGGCTCAGGTGACGGTCGCGTCGTCCCTCGTCGACGCCGCCGCAGCGGCCCTCGACTCCCCCGACCTGCTGCTCTGCTCACATCAGCAGGCCGAGGACTTCGGACTGCACTGGCGTCCCCTCGCCGGCCCGCGGCTCCTGCGGGGCTACGACGTCGCCGCCGGCGTACGTGAGGACCTCGACCAGATCGGCACGGTCCTGTACGGGGACATCGCACGGTGCCTGGGCGCGCCCGACGGTCACCCGGGGTCAGCCGGGGGTCGCGCACCCGGTGACCGGTCGCCGGGAGGTCCGGCATGA
- a CDS encoding response regulator: MTAPIRVLVCDDQELIRAGFATIIDAQPDMEVVGECGDGRTGVDLAARLRPDVVVMDVRMPVLDGIEATRLLAGAGVPDPVKVLVVTTFNLDEYVYEALRAGASGFLLKDAPPAQLLHGIRTVATGAALLAPEVTRHLVGRYAARIRPAEGDPNGGALTPRELEVLRLIAEGLSNSEIAAALVISQETVKTYVSRILTKLDLRDRVQAVVYAYRRGLVT; encoded by the coding sequence GTGACCGCGCCGATCCGGGTGCTGGTCTGCGACGACCAGGAGCTGATCCGCGCCGGGTTCGCGACGATCATCGACGCCCAGCCCGACATGGAGGTCGTCGGCGAGTGCGGCGACGGGCGCACGGGGGTCGACCTGGCCGCTCGGCTGCGGCCGGACGTGGTGGTGATGGACGTCCGGATGCCGGTGCTCGACGGCATCGAGGCGACCCGCCTGCTGGCCGGCGCCGGGGTCCCCGACCCGGTGAAGGTCCTCGTGGTGACGACGTTCAACCTCGACGAGTACGTCTACGAGGCACTGCGTGCGGGCGCCAGCGGCTTCCTGCTCAAGGACGCCCCACCGGCGCAGCTGCTCCACGGCATCCGCACGGTGGCGACGGGCGCCGCGCTGCTGGCCCCGGAGGTGACCCGGCATCTGGTGGGCAGGTACGCGGCCCGCATCCGCCCGGCCGAAGGCGACCCGAACGGCGGCGCGCTGACCCCGCGCGAGCTGGAGGTGCTCCGGCTCATCGCGGAGGGCCTGTCCAACAGCGAGATCGCCGCAGCCCTGGTGATCAGCCAGGAGACGGTCAAGACGTACGTGTCCCGCATCCTCACCAAGCTCGACCTACGCGACCGGGTGCAAGCCGTGGTGTACGCGTACCGCCGGGGCCTGGTGACCTGA
- a CDS encoding CPBP family intramembrane glutamic endopeptidase, translating to MRFVKQLLAVAAVALVGGQSVAAVEGSFFLTLVIGTVTAVLGVVVYRWVVRRTERREPIELGPDGWGGKLGRGTLIGFAMFAAVIANIAFLGGYHVEGWGSPTRALGLLGLMAAVAVAEELLFRGVLFRIIEERTGTWVALALTGVVFGAMHLVNPDASLWGATAIAIEAGFMLAACYAATRNLWVPIGLHFGWNFAAGGIFSVAVSGNGESKGLLEASTSGPVALSGGAFGPEGSPYAVLAGVVLTVVFLWLAKRRGRVVPRRGRTAHAPATATVSQ from the coding sequence ATGCGCTTCGTCAAACAGCTTCTCGCCGTCGCCGCCGTCGCCCTCGTCGGCGGGCAGAGTGTCGCCGCCGTCGAGGGCAGTTTCTTCCTCACCTTGGTGATCGGCACTGTGACGGCGGTGCTGGGCGTGGTCGTCTACCGGTGGGTCGTGCGGCGCACCGAGCGCCGTGAGCCCATCGAGCTCGGCCCGGACGGTTGGGGCGGGAAGCTGGGCCGCGGGACGCTCATCGGCTTCGCCATGTTCGCGGCCGTCATCGCCAACATCGCGTTCCTCGGCGGCTATCACGTCGAGGGCTGGGGTTCGCCGACGCGAGCGCTGGGTCTGCTCGGGCTCATGGCGGCCGTCGCGGTCGCCGAGGAGCTGCTGTTCCGGGGGGTGCTGTTCCGCATCATCGAGGAGCGTACGGGCACCTGGGTCGCGCTCGCCCTGACCGGCGTGGTGTTCGGCGCGATGCACCTGGTGAACCCGGACGCCAGCCTGTGGGGGGCGACCGCCATCGCGATCGAGGCCGGGTTCATGCTGGCCGCGTGTTACGCCGCCACCCGGAACCTGTGGGTCCCGATCGGCCTGCACTTCGGCTGGAATTTCGCCGCCGGCGGCATCTTCAGCGTCGCCGTGTCGGGTAACGGCGAGTCGAAGGGGCTGCTTGAGGCCTCGACGTCGGGGCCGGTCGCGCTCAGCGGCGGCGCTTTCGGGCCGGAGGGCAGCCCGTACGCGGTGCTGGCCGGCGTGGTGCTGACCGTGGTGTTCCTGTGGCTGGCCAAGCGCCGCGGGCGCGTCGTCCCGCGCCGCGGCCGCACGGCGCACGCCCCGGCAACCGCTACGGTGTCCCAGTGA